Proteins from one Nitrobacteraceae bacterium AZCC 2146 genomic window:
- a CDS encoding allantoin racemase (product_source=KO:K16841; cog=COG4126; ko=KO:K16841; pfam=PF01177; superfamily=53681), giving the protein MRILLINPNTSDSVTALVAQHVEVIAGDAASFVPVTGRFGARYISTRASAAIAGHAALDALATHGNGCDAVYLACFGDPGLLALREISDVPVVGMAEASCLEACHRGHRFAIVTGGALWRPMLTEFVASLGLADRLATVRTIVPTGGEIAANPDAALAQLAAACTDCATDDGADVVILGGAALAGLAARIQPMVPVPVLVPSRSAPMR; this is encoded by the coding sequence TTGCGCATCCTGCTGATCAACCCGAACACATCAGACAGCGTCACCGCGCTGGTGGCACAGCATGTCGAAGTAATCGCCGGCGATGCCGCCAGCTTCGTGCCGGTCACCGGCCGGTTCGGCGCCCGCTATATTTCAACACGGGCGTCGGCGGCGATCGCCGGCCATGCCGCACTCGACGCGCTGGCGACGCATGGGAACGGCTGCGATGCGGTCTATCTCGCCTGCTTCGGCGATCCCGGCCTGCTGGCGCTACGCGAAATCTCCGATGTGCCCGTGGTCGGCATGGCCGAAGCCTCATGCCTTGAGGCCTGCCATCGCGGCCACCGCTTCGCCATCGTCACCGGCGGCGCACTGTGGCGACCGATGCTGACGGAATTCGTCGCGAGCCTCGGCCTCGCCGACCGGCTCGCCACGGTACGGACCATCGTACCGACCGGCGGCGAGATCGCCGCAAATCCCGACGCTGCGCTGGCGCAGCTCGCGGCAGCCTGCACCGACTGCGCCACCGACGACGGCGCCGACGTGGTAATCCTCGGCGGCGCCGCGCTGGCCGGCCTCGCCGCGCGGATCCAGCCGATGGTACCGGTGCCCGTGCTTGTTCCGTCGAGGTCGGCACCCATGCGGTGA
- a CDS encoding 6-pyruvoyltetrahydropterin/6-carboxytetrahydropterin synthase (product_source=KO:K01737; cath_funfam=3.30.479.10; cog=COG0720; ko=KO:K01737; pfam=PF01242; superfamily=55620; tigrfam=TIGR00039), translating to MWELTKSFRFEAAHALPGTTLGDASQEIHGHSFRAEVTIRGTPDPATGMVLDLGLLDRSMTDVQKMLDHKFLNNVEALGPPTLENLSRFIWEHVAHAGQLVRVGVYRDSCNESCTYFGPQR from the coding sequence ATGTGGGAATTGACGAAATCGTTTCGCTTCGAGGCGGCGCATGCGCTGCCCGGGACGACACTGGGAGACGCGAGCCAGGAGATCCACGGCCATTCATTCCGCGCCGAAGTGACCATCCGCGGCACCCCCGATCCCGCCACCGGGATGGTGCTCGATCTCGGCCTGCTCGATCGCAGCATGACGGACGTGCAGAAAATGCTCGACCACAAATTCCTCAACAATGTCGAAGCGCTCGGCCCGCCAACCCTGGAGAACCTGTCGCGCTTCATCTGGGAGCACGTCGCCCATGCGGGTCAGCTGGTTCGCGTCGGCGTTTACCGCGACAGCTGCAACGAGAGCTGCACGTATTTCGGTCCGCAGCGCTAG
- a CDS encoding tRNA (cytidine/uridine-2'-O-)-methyltransferase (product_source=KO:K03216; cath_funfam=3.40.1280.10; cog=COG0219; ko=KO:K03216; pfam=PF00588; superfamily=75217; tigrfam=TIGR00185) — protein MRIALYQPDIPQNTGTILRLCACLGVEAHIIEPAGFPISDRHFRRAGMDYLDQVSIVRHDSWGHFEHWRLENGLRLILFSTKGASPYLDHSFTANDVLLFGRESAGVPDEVAARADARLLIPIRPDLRSLNVAMAVAMALGEALRQTRSV, from the coding sequence ATGCGGATTGCACTATACCAGCCCGACATTCCGCAGAACACCGGGACGATTCTGCGGCTCTGCGCCTGCCTGGGTGTCGAGGCCCATATCATCGAGCCGGCGGGTTTCCCGATCTCCGACCGCCACTTCCGCCGCGCCGGGATGGACTACCTCGACCAGGTCAGCATTGTCAGGCACGATTCTTGGGGGCACTTTGAACACTGGCGGCTGGAAAACGGTCTTCGCCTGATCCTGTTCTCAACCAAAGGGGCCTCCCCTTATCTCGACCACAGCTTCACGGCGAACGACGTCCTGCTGTTCGGCCGCGAATCCGCGGGCGTGCCCGACGAGGTCGCAGCCCGCGCCGATGCGCGGCTGCTGATTCCGATCCGGCCTGATTTGCGTTCGCTCAATGTCGCGATGGCCGTAGCGATGGCGCTCGGCGAAGCGCTGCGGCAGACGCGCAGCGTATGA
- a CDS encoding uncharacterized protein YodC (DUF2158 family) (product_source=COG5475; cog=COG5475; pfam=PF09926): protein MELKSGDVAMLKSGGHPMTVAEVNGDSVVCVWMGEEGDLFRETLPLAVLELALLASDEEEDESEEDEEEAA from the coding sequence ATGGAACTGAAATCAGGCGACGTCGCCATGCTGAAATCAGGCGGTCACCCAATGACCGTGGCGGAAGTCAACGGCGACTCCGTCGTGTGCGTATGGATGGGCGAAGAAGGCGATCTGTTCCGCGAAACCCTGCCGCTGGCCGTGCTGGAACTGGCACTGCTCGCGTCGGACGAAGAAGAAGACGAGAGCGAAGAAGACGAAGAAGAGGCTGCCTGA
- a CDS encoding ubiquinol-cytochrome c reductase cytochrome b/c1 subunit (product_source=KO:K00410; cath_funfam=1.10.760.10,1.20.5.100,1.20.810.10; cog=COG1290,COG2857; ko=KO:K00410; pfam=PF00032,PF00033,PF02167; superfamily=46626,81342,81496,81648; transmembrane_helix_parts=Outside_1_42,TMhelix_43_65,Inside_66_93,TMhelix_94_116,Outside_117_125,TMhelix_126_148,Inside_149_160,TMhelix_161_183,Outside_184_192,TMhelix_193_215,Inside_216_245,TMhelix_246_268,Outside_269_304,TMhelix_305_324,Inside_325_340,TMhelix_341_360,Outside_361_364,TMhelix_365_387,Inside_388_406,TMhelix_407_429,Outside_430_660,TMhelix_661_678,Inside_679_688) translates to MSGPSTYQPTNPALQWIERRLPIIGLIHSSFVAYPTPRNLNYWWTFGGILSFMLGVQIVTGVILAMHYTPHVDMAFNSVESIVRDVNYGWLLRYLHSNGASMFFIAVYIHMLRGLYYGSYKEPREILWILGVIIYLLMMATGFMGYVLPWGQMSFWGATVITNLFSAIPYVGDSIVTLLWGGYSVGNPTLNRFFSLHYLLPFVIAGVVVLHVWALHVAGQNNPAGVEPKTEKDTVPFTPYATIKDGFGMVCFMIFYAWFVFYIPNYLGDPDNYIMANPGVTPAHIVPEWYYLPFYAILRSIPSKLGGVICMFGAILVLAFLPWLDNAKTRSSRYRPIAKQFFWIFVAVCVLLGWLGAQPAEGVYTIASRILTFCYFAYFLIVLPILSRIEKPRTVPNSIADDVLAKYGKKAASAIVALVLAGGLIAGSMQDARAQEHGGAVPPSQSWSFSGPLGKFDRGALQRGYKVYKEVCSTCHSMNLLHFRNLADEGGPGFTTAQALAVASDVKVQDGPNDAGDMFDRPGRLADKFPAPFPNEQAARAANGGALPPDLSLIAKARGYDRGFPQFVFDFFKQFQEKGPNYVDALLQGYVDPPPKDFALPAGSYYNTYFPGHAIKMPKPISDDQVTYDDGTPQKVDQYARDVATFLMWTAEPHLEARKRLGLQVMVFLIILAGLLYFTKKKVWANAH, encoded by the coding sequence ATGAGCGGACCATCCACCTACCAGCCGACCAATCCCGCCCTGCAGTGGATCGAACGGCGCCTGCCGATCATCGGCCTGATCCACTCCTCGTTTGTGGCGTATCCGACGCCGCGCAACCTGAACTACTGGTGGACGTTCGGCGGCATCCTGTCCTTCATGCTCGGCGTGCAGATTGTCACCGGCGTGATCCTGGCGATGCATTACACCCCGCATGTCGACATGGCCTTCAATTCGGTCGAGAGCATCGTCCGTGACGTGAACTATGGCTGGCTGCTGCGCTATTTGCATTCCAACGGCGCTTCGATGTTCTTCATCGCCGTCTACATTCACATGCTGCGCGGGCTTTATTACGGATCGTACAAGGAGCCGCGCGAGATCCTCTGGATCCTCGGCGTGATCATCTATCTGCTGATGATGGCGACCGGCTTCATGGGCTACGTGCTGCCGTGGGGCCAGATGAGCTTCTGGGGTGCCACCGTCATCACCAACCTGTTCTCCGCCATTCCCTATGTCGGCGACAGCATCGTCACCCTGCTGTGGGGCGGCTATTCGGTCGGCAACCCGACCCTGAACCGCTTCTTCTCGCTGCATTACCTGCTGCCCTTCGTGATCGCCGGCGTCGTCGTGCTGCACGTCTGGGCGCTGCACGTCGCCGGTCAGAACAACCCGGCTGGCGTTGAGCCGAAGACCGAGAAGGACACCGTGCCTTTCACGCCCTACGCGACCATCAAGGATGGTTTCGGCATGGTGTGCTTCATGATCTTCTACGCCTGGTTCGTGTTTTACATCCCGAACTACCTCGGCGATCCCGACAACTACATCATGGCGAATCCGGGCGTGACCCCGGCGCACATTGTGCCGGAATGGTACTACCTGCCGTTCTACGCGATCCTGCGGTCGATCCCGAGCAAGCTCGGCGGCGTGATCTGCATGTTCGGCGCCATCCTCGTGCTGGCGTTCCTGCCCTGGCTGGACAATGCCAAGACCCGTTCGTCGCGCTATCGCCCGATCGCCAAGCAGTTCTTCTGGATCTTCGTGGCGGTGTGCGTGCTGCTCGGCTGGCTCGGTGCCCAGCCGGCGGAAGGCGTCTACACCATCGCTTCGCGCATCCTGACCTTCTGCTACTTCGCCTACTTCCTGATCGTGCTGCCGATCCTGAGCCGCATCGAGAAGCCGCGCACGGTGCCGAACTCGATCGCAGATGACGTGCTGGCCAAGTACGGCAAGAAGGCCGCCTCCGCGATCGTCGCGCTGGTCCTTGCTGGCGGCCTGATCGCCGGCAGCATGCAGGACGCCCGTGCGCAGGAACACGGCGGTGCGGTGCCGCCGTCGCAGAGCTGGTCGTTCTCGGGTCCGCTCGGCAAGTTCGACCGCGGCGCGCTGCAGCGCGGCTACAAGGTTTACAAGGAGGTCTGCTCGACCTGCCATTCGATGAACCTGCTGCACTTCCGCAACCTCGCCGACGAGGGTGGCCCCGGCTTCACCACGGCGCAGGCGCTGGCCGTGGCGTCCGACGTCAAGGTCCAGGATGGCCCGAACGACGCCGGCGACATGTTCGACCGCCCCGGCCGGCTCGCCGACAAGTTCCCGGCGCCGTTCCCCAACGAGCAGGCCGCCCGCGCCGCCAATGGCGGCGCGCTGCCGCCGGATCTGTCGCTGATCGCCAAGGCGCGCGGCTACGACCGCGGCTTCCCGCAGTTCGTCTTCGATTTCTTCAAACAGTTCCAGGAGAAGGGCCCGAACTACGTCGACGCCCTGCTGCAGGGTTACGTCGATCCGCCGCCGAAGGATTTCGCCCTGCCGGCCGGCTCGTACTACAACACGTATTTCCCCGGCCATGCCATCAAGATGCCGAAGCCAATCTCCGACGACCAGGTGACCTATGACGACGGCACGCCGCAGAAGGTCGATCAGTACGCGAGGGACGTCGCGACCTTCCTGATGTGGACTGCAGAGCCGCACCTCGAAGCCCGCAAGCGCCTTGGCCTGCAGGTCATGGTGTTCCTGATCATCCTGGCCGGCCTGCTGTATTTCACGAAGAAAAAAGTCTGGGCCAACGCGCACTGA
- a CDS encoding hypothetical protein (product_source=Hypo-rule applied; superfamily=54862): MSSEQPSLVTSPAPGANARICGTCTMCCKVYRIDALEKPAGKWCVHCAIASGCKVYDDRPQQCRAFDCVWIQDEEMAPAWKPEISKIVFSVYPTTRFIYGQVDPGSPLAWQKEPYLSGLLAWSEKLLQERRHLLIFVGSNATLIMPTGPVPIGPMSPADGFVIRETFTARGKDYIATRVASGR, encoded by the coding sequence ATGTCATCCGAGCAACCCTCTCTGGTCACCTCTCCCGCGCCGGGCGCGAATGCGCGCATCTGCGGCACCTGCACCATGTGCTGCAAGGTGTACCGCATCGACGCCCTCGAAAAGCCCGCGGGCAAGTGGTGCGTGCATTGCGCGATCGCGTCGGGCTGCAAGGTCTATGACGATCGGCCGCAGCAGTGCCGCGCCTTCGACTGCGTCTGGATCCAGGACGAGGAGATGGCGCCGGCCTGGAAGCCGGAAATCTCCAAGATCGTGTTCTCGGTCTATCCGACCACCCGGTTCATCTACGGCCAGGTCGATCCCGGCTCGCCGCTTGCGTGGCAGAAGGAACCTTATCTGTCGGGCCTGCTGGCCTGGTCGGAAAAGCTGCTGCAGGAGCGGCGGCATTTGCTGATCTTCGTCGGCAGCAACGCCACCCTGATCATGCCGACGGGGCCGGTGCCGATCGGGCCGATGTCGCCCGCCGACGGCTTCGTCATCCGCGAGACCTTTACGGCCCGCGGCAAGGACTACATCGCCACGCGCGTGGCGAGCGGCAGGTAG
- a CDS encoding hypothetical protein (product_source=Hypo-rule applied; pfam=PF19606; superfamily=81452; transmembrane_helix_parts=Inside_1_4,TMhelix_5_25,Outside_26_39,TMhelix_40_62,Inside_63_87), which translates to MIRPVLTEIGIFLIPFALYAVFLLASKNGLLVQSSWPMHVLGGLTIAALLLTIVSLVLLAHFSGAAPSSTYIPAHIENGKLIPGVEK; encoded by the coding sequence ATGATCCGTCCGGTCCTCACCGAAATCGGCATCTTCCTGATTCCCTTCGCGCTGTACGCGGTGTTTCTGCTCGCCAGTAAAAATGGTCTGCTGGTGCAATCGTCATGGCCGATGCACGTGCTCGGCGGATTGACCATCGCCGCGCTGCTGCTGACCATCGTCAGCCTGGTGCTGCTGGCGCATTTTTCCGGCGCGGCGCCCAGTTCGACCTATATTCCCGCGCATATCGAAAACGGCAAATTGATTCCCGGGGTCGAAAAATGA
- a CDS encoding CRP-like cAMP-binding protein (product_source=COG0664; cath_funfam=1.10.10.10,2.60.120.10; cog=COG0664; pfam=PF00027,PF13545; smart=SM00100,SM00419; superfamily=46785,51206): protein MDLNIPLIVQSHPNRLLAQLPAGAFTSIKLHATMVSMQQGTVLNEAGDEVEHVYFPHNGMVSLLAVMKNGKAIETATIGREGVVGAMAGLGLYTSMVRAVVQLPMTATRIAAARFRHAVADSKAIEQACVRYNEVLLSQARITAACNALHQVDTRFCRWLLQSADRAESKTVPLTQELLSEMLGVRRTSVTEVAGKLQSEGVISFSRGVIQILDRAALEAHSCECYQSLLDQSATLGWQTVS from the coding sequence ATGGATTTGAATATCCCTCTCATTGTTCAATCCCATCCAAACCGTCTGCTGGCGCAGCTGCCTGCGGGCGCTTTCACGTCGATCAAGCTGCATGCGACGATGGTGTCGATGCAGCAGGGCACGGTGCTCAATGAAGCTGGCGACGAGGTCGAACACGTCTATTTCCCGCATAACGGCATGGTGTCGCTGCTGGCCGTGATGAAAAACGGCAAGGCGATCGAGACCGCCACCATCGGCCGCGAAGGCGTGGTCGGCGCCATGGCGGGCCTTGGACTCTACACGTCGATGGTGCGCGCCGTCGTGCAGCTGCCGATGACAGCCACCCGGATCGCCGCAGCCCGCTTCCGTCATGCCGTCGCTGACAGCAAGGCTATCGAGCAGGCCTGCGTTCGCTATAACGAGGTGCTGCTCAGCCAGGCCCGGATCACTGCGGCCTGCAACGCCTTGCATCAGGTCGATACCCGGTTTTGCCGCTGGCTGCTGCAATCGGCCGACCGCGCCGAAAGCAAGACGGTGCCGCTGACGCAGGAACTGCTGTCGGAAATGCTGGGGGTGCGGCGCACTTCGGTCACCGAGGTCGCCGGCAAATTGCAAAGCGAGGGGGTGATCTCGTTCTCGCGCGGCGTGATCCAGATCCTCGATCGGGCCGCGCTCGAGGCGCATTCCTGCGAATGCTATCAATCGCTGCTGGACCAATCCGCGACGCTGGGGTGGCAGACGGTCAGCTGA
- a CDS encoding poly(A) polymerase (product_source=KO:K00970; cath_funfam=3.30.460.10; cog=COG0617; ko=KO:K00970; pfam=PF01743,PF12627; superfamily=81301,81891): MSAVRMLHDAPWLTSGAAARVLALLNGDGEEGRVIGGAVRNALMQLPPGDLDIATTALPDEVMRRAKAAGIKSVPTGIEHGTVTLVVEGQPFEVTTLREDVETFGRKAKVAFGRDWGRDAERRDFTINGLSVSADGVVHDHVGGLADIDARRVRFIGDPDLRISEDYLRILRFFRIHAAYGAGEPDRAALLACIRGRGGMAGLSAERVRMEMLKLLVADGSLAAIEAMTDSGLLLQIIGGVAYTGPFAAMLAAEAALGRKPDAVLRLGALGVAVTEDAKRLAQRLRLTNGETRALDSMGHRWWRLAGMDEATARRRLYRLGEARYRDRMMLAWARAGLNADPESWKALVTLPDRWQAPVFPLKAADFMARGIAKGPGLGHVIALAEDAWLALDFPMDAEAVKDIADQTVARFAKDHRLYD; the protein is encoded by the coding sequence ATGAGTGCTGTGCGCATGCTGCACGATGCGCCCTGGCTGACGTCGGGCGCCGCGGCGCGGGTGCTGGCACTGCTCAACGGCGATGGCGAGGAAGGGCGCGTGATCGGCGGCGCGGTGCGCAATGCGCTGATGCAACTTCCGCCCGGCGATCTCGACATCGCCACCACCGCGCTTCCCGACGAGGTGATGCGCCGCGCCAAGGCCGCCGGCATCAAGAGCGTGCCGACCGGCATCGAGCACGGCACGGTGACGCTGGTGGTAGAAGGCCAGCCGTTCGAGGTGACGACGCTGCGCGAAGACGTCGAGACGTTCGGTCGCAAAGCGAAAGTCGCGTTCGGCCGCGACTGGGGTCGCGATGCGGAGCGACGCGACTTCACCATCAACGGACTTTCGGTTTCGGCCGATGGCGTCGTGCATGACCATGTCGGCGGCCTCGCGGATATCGACGCGCGCCGCGTGCGTTTCATCGGCGATCCCGACCTGCGTATCTCGGAAGACTATCTGCGCATTCTCAGGTTCTTCCGCATCCACGCCGCCTATGGCGCCGGCGAACCGGATCGCGCCGCACTGCTCGCCTGCATTCGCGGCCGTGGTGGGATGGCCGGGCTTTCCGCCGAGCGGGTGCGGATGGAAATGCTGAAGCTGCTGGTTGCAGACGGCTCCCTGGCTGCGATCGAAGCGATGACCGACAGCGGGTTGCTGCTGCAAATTATTGGCGGTGTCGCTTACACCGGCCCGTTCGCGGCGATGCTCGCTGCGGAAGCGGCGCTGGGGCGAAAACCCGATGCGGTTCTGAGGCTTGGCGCGCTCGGCGTGGCCGTCACCGAGGATGCCAAACGGCTTGCGCAGCGCTTGCGGCTAACCAATGGCGAAACCAGGGCGCTGGATTCCATGGGCCATCGCTGGTGGCGGCTTGCCGGCATGGACGAAGCCACTGCGCGGAGGCGGCTCTACCGTCTCGGCGAGGCGCGCTACCGCGACCGCATGATGCTGGCCTGGGCGCGGGCGGGGCTTAACGCCGATCCGGAATCATGGAAGGCACTGGTGACGCTACCCGACCGCTGGCAGGCGCCGGTGTTTCCGCTCAAGGCGGCGGATTTCATGGCCCGCGGCATCGCCAAGGGACCGGGGCTCGGCCACGTCATCGCGCTGGCGGAAGATGCCTGGCTCGCGTTGGATTTTCCGATGGATGCGGAGGCGGTGAAAGACATCGCCGACCAGACGGTGGCGCGTTTTGCCAAGGATCACCGCTTGTACGATTAG
- a CDS encoding 8-oxo-dGTP pyrophosphatase MutT (NUDIX family) (product_source=COG0494; cath_funfam=3.90.79.10; cog=COG0494; pfam=PF00293; superfamily=55811): MLKTDAAAADIDSTEFFKRARARLNFDVPGGLTDASILPLSGDAGNDRMIQIIAQERPIRPAAVLIGVIEHEHPTVLLTQRAAHLNDHAGQISFPGGKIDATDASPLDAALREAEEEVGLDRSFVEPIGYLDLYATGFGFRILPTVARVKPGFTLAINENEVESAFEVPLAFLMDPANHQLHSKEFRGIERSYYAMPFAERYIWGATAGILRVLYERICLK, translated from the coding sequence ATGCTGAAGACGGACGCGGCGGCCGCGGACATCGACTCGACGGAATTTTTCAAGCGGGCCCGCGCGCGCCTGAATTTCGATGTCCCCGGCGGCCTCACCGACGCCAGCATCCTTCCGCTGTCTGGCGACGCGGGCAATGACCGCATGATCCAGATCATCGCGCAGGAGCGGCCGATCCGCCCCGCCGCGGTGCTGATCGGGGTGATCGAACACGAACACCCCACCGTGCTGCTGACGCAGCGCGCCGCGCATCTTAACGACCATGCCGGACAGATTTCGTTTCCGGGCGGCAAGATCGACGCCACCGATGCGTCGCCTCTCGATGCGGCGCTGCGCGAAGCCGAGGAAGAAGTCGGCCTCGACCGCTCCTTCGTCGAGCCGATCGGCTATCTCGATCTCTACGCCACCGGCTTCGGCTTCCGCATTCTGCCGACGGTGGCGCGGGTCAAGCCCGGCTTCACGCTGGCGATCAACGAGAATGAGGTCGAGAGCGCCTTCGAGGTGCCGCTGGCCTTCCTGATGGATCCCGCCAACCATCAGCTGCACAGCAAGGAATTCCGCGGCATCGAGCGCTCCTATTACGCGATGCCATTTGCCGAGCGCTACATCTGGGGCGCCACTGCCGGAATCCTGCGCGTGCTGTATGAGCGGATTTGCCTGAAATGA
- a CDS encoding carboxymethylenebutenolidase (product_source=KO:K01061; cath_funfam=3.40.50.1820; cog=COG0412; ko=KO:K01061; pfam=PF01738; superfamily=53474) yields MGTHITFKRPDGKETSGYLANASAGNAPGVVVIQEWWGLQEQIKGLADRFALAGFDALAPDLYNGVVVPYHDTDAAGKEMNSLDFMDATTQTVRGAAQYLARNGAKVGLTGFCLGGAVTVIGACKIPELKAAVAFYGIPPEGAAKPADVQVPLQGHFANRDDWCTPAVVDAFEKGLKAAGKTAEIFRYEADHAFVNEQRTAVHDREAAELAWGRATAFFKKHLG; encoded by the coding sequence ATGGGCACCCACATCACGTTCAAGCGGCCGGACGGCAAGGAAACCAGCGGCTATCTCGCCAACGCCTCGGCCGGCAATGCGCCGGGCGTCGTGGTGATCCAGGAATGGTGGGGCCTGCAGGAACAGATCAAGGGACTGGCCGATCGCTTCGCGCTGGCCGGCTTCGACGCGCTGGCGCCGGATCTCTACAATGGCGTGGTTGTGCCCTATCACGACACGGACGCCGCCGGCAAAGAGATGAACTCGCTGGATTTCATGGATGCCACCACCCAGACCGTGCGTGGCGCCGCGCAGTATCTGGCGCGCAACGGCGCCAAGGTTGGCCTCACCGGCTTCTGCCTCGGCGGCGCGGTGACCGTGATCGGCGCCTGCAAGATTCCGGAATTGAAGGCGGCCGTGGCGTTCTACGGCATTCCGCCGGAAGGCGCCGCCAAGCCCGCCGACGTGCAGGTGCCGCTGCAGGGCCACTTCGCCAACCGCGACGACTGGTGTACCCCGGCTGTGGTCGATGCCTTCGAGAAGGGCCTGAAGGCCGCCGGCAAGACTGCTGAGATATTCCGCTACGAGGCCGACCACGCCTTCGTCAACGAACAGCGCACCGCCGTGCATGACCGCGAAGCCGCGGAGCTGGCCTGGGGCCGGGCGACGGCGTTCTTCAAGAAGCATCTGGGATGA
- a CDS encoding 7-carboxy-7-deazaguanine synthase (product_source=KO:K10026; cath_funfam=3.20.20.70; cog=COG0602; ko=KO:K10026; pfam=PF13394; superfamily=102114; tigrfam=TIGR04508) codes for MSYAVKEIFLTLQGEGAHAGRVAVFCRFAGCNLWSGREQDRAEATCRFCDTDFVGMDGTLGGRYATADKLAATIAAQWVGSADNRYVVLTGGEPLLQVDAALIDALHEHGFSIGVETNGTVAPPQGIDWVCVSPKAGTELLIRSGHELKLVYPQPHAMPEKFAALPFERFSLQPMDGPDATTNTAQAVDYCLHHPQWRLSVQTHKTLGIR; via the coding sequence GTGAGTTACGCGGTAAAAGAGATTTTCCTGACCTTGCAGGGCGAAGGCGCCCACGCCGGACGTGTGGCGGTGTTCTGCCGATTTGCGGGCTGCAATCTGTGGAGTGGCCGCGAGCAGGACCGCGCGGAAGCGACCTGCCGCTTCTGCGACACCGATTTCGTCGGTATGGACGGCACGCTGGGTGGACGTTACGCGACGGCGGACAAGCTCGCCGCGACCATCGCCGCACAATGGGTGGGATCGGCCGACAATCGTTATGTCGTCCTGACCGGCGGCGAGCCGCTGCTGCAGGTGGACGCAGCCCTGATCGATGCGCTGCATGAACACGGTTTCAGCATCGGCGTGGAAACCAACGGCACCGTCGCACCACCGCAGGGGATCGACTGGGTCTGCGTCAGCCCGAAAGCCGGCACGGAGTTGTTGATCCGCAGCGGCCATGAGCTGAAGCTGGTCTATCCGCAGCCGCACGCCATGCCGGAGAAATTCGCAGCATTGCCGTTCGAGCGGTTCTCGCTGCAACCGATGGACGGGCCGGACGCCACGACGAACACGGCGCAAGCGGTCGATTACTGTCTGCACCACCCGCAATGGCGGCTCAGCGTGCAGACACACAAGACCCTGGGTATCAGGTAA
- a CDS encoding ubiquinol-cytochrome c reductase iron-sulfur subunit (product_source=KO:K00411; cath_funfam=1.20.5.510,2.102.10.10; cog=COG0723; ko=KO:K00411; pfam=PF00355,PF10399; superfamily=50022; tigrfam=TIGR01416; transmembrane_helix_parts=Inside_1_12,TMhelix_13_35,Outside_36_175) — MTTTSSAEHTRRDFLFVATAAVAAVGTAAAIWPLISQMNPDASTIAAGAPIEVDLAPIAEGQDIKVFWRGKPIYIMNRTKKQVDEARAVPTASLPDPASDQSRVKEGHDQWLVVIGICTHLGCIPIAHEGDYDGFFCPCHGSQYDSSGRVRRGPAPLNLPVPPYAFVSDSKIKIG; from the coding sequence GTGACGACAACGTCTTCGGCGGAGCACACGCGCCGTGATTTCCTTTTTGTGGCTACGGCAGCCGTGGCCGCGGTCGGCACCGCCGCCGCGATCTGGCCGCTGATTTCCCAGATGAATCCGGACGCCTCGACCATCGCGGCCGGCGCGCCGATCGAGGTCGATCTGGCGCCGATCGCCGAGGGACAGGACATCAAGGTGTTCTGGCGCGGCAAGCCGATCTACATCATGAACCGGACCAAGAAGCAGGTTGACGAGGCGCGCGCGGTGCCGACTGCGAGCCTGCCCGATCCGGCCTCCGACCAGTCCCGCGTCAAGGAAGGCCACGACCAGTGGCTGGTGGTGATCGGCATCTGCACCCACCTCGGCTGCATCCCGATCGCCCATGAAGGCGATTATGACGGCTTCTTCTGCCCCTGCCACGGCTCGCAGTACGATTCCTCCGGTCGTGTCCGGCGCGGTCCCGCGCCGCTGAACCTGCCGGTGCCGCCCTACGCTTTCGTTTCCGACAGCAAAATCAAGATCGGCTGA